The genomic region TTTAGGAGGGCGTTCGATAACATTTACAAGCTATTGCGACCAGGAGGGAAGGCTCTGGTGATGTTTCTGGCATGGAACAACGGATTCGACGCCTATACGAAGGTTTACGAGAACCCCCGGTTCAGACCGTACATCTCGCCAGAGGTGACAAGTAGATATTCGCATTTTGATCGGCGAGTAGTTGGTACAGACTTTTAAATGACTCACCGAATTGGTCTGGTTTTCAGGACGCTGATCGTTTCGTGCCCTTCTTCCATCGATGCAAGGACTCGCGAGCGGCACTGAGGAAGATGCTGGACGCCATTGGCTTCGAGATTCTACACTGCAGCAGAAGAGAGAAGAGTTTCGTTTATCAGAACGTGCAAATATTGAAAAGTACAGAGTATCATTTTATTTCCAGCGAATGTATCGTATACATCGTTTAAACGCGCTGTTCGCGTTCCGTTAGCTATCGTGGGGTAAACGGATAAAAATGAGAGAAACTTGAGTATCGCGCGATCGAGAGCAACGTGACGGAAAGATGGGCTGAGAACGGGGTTACACGTAGTAAAAGCGGATCGATCATTGTTGCAGGTCATATAATCGCGGTCAATCCCTTCATCTCGCGGATCCCTGATCATCTCAAAGAGGAGTTCGAAGATGTGATAGTACACGAAATAACGAGCCGGAAGATGTCGTTTCCGAATAAGAACGACAATGGTCAGCAAGAATACAGCATTCTGGATAGATACCATATTCTCGTGGCGTACCTAAAGAAGCCAGAAGATTGCGTTTCCAAGCAAGATTGACCATGGTCACCGACAATGTAATATTATCCGCAATTGTTGCGTACTTGTGGCGTACGTAGCCTGTTGCAAATTTGTTTCAAGCCACTTGCAGAATTAATCGTAAGAGTGACCAAGAGTTTATCATTGTATTCGTTATACTTAATGAAAGATAATCGCCTAAATAAAAACGATAAAGAGGATGGTTAATTCGTTCTACTACATGCGAGGAGACACTAAAGGATGAGACGATCCTAGGCGACAAGAAACAACATGGCGTCGTTTCTACAACACTAAACTTTATTGTACACTATA from Xylocopa sonorina isolate GNS202 chromosome 2, iyXylSono1_principal, whole genome shotgun sequence harbors:
- the Jhamt gene encoding juvenile hormone acid methyltransferase, translated to MFMIDEYVNASKCQYRDALDVIEEFEKEMLEMNGKCIDIGCGPGDVTKRLILPKLSPEAELVGADILKSMVNHARQKYRDEKRLSFFQLDIEATELPNDQLGQYTNALSFYCLHWCHNTWRAFDNIYKLLRPGGKALVMFLAWNNGFDAYTKVYENPRFRPYISPEDADRFVPFFHRCKDSRAALRKMLDAIGFEILHCSRREKSFVYQNVQILKSHIIAVNPFISRIPDHLKEEFEDVIVHEITSRKMSFPNKNDNGQQEYSILDRYHILVAYLKKPEDCVSKQD